In Scatophagus argus isolate fScaArg1 chromosome 5, fScaArg1.pri, whole genome shotgun sequence, a genomic segment contains:
- the omgb gene encoding oligodendrocyte-myelin glycoprotein, protein MRALSMPAYSASWLPCLLLLLCGLLESWVLSICPSVCSCSRGHRVVDCSSRGLTKLPVGLQHNIHFLNLSFNSLQTLDSQLSHYAHLRTLDLSYNRLKSLPPSLPRSLWDIRAAGNHIRSLDKNDTAYHWNLKVLDLSDNELERVVFINNTLPSLQALNLSHNRFWTVPTNMPHNLESIDLSHNYLVQILPGSLDRLPRLTQFYLHANRFSWLSEGIFDKLRVLETITLGDNPWACEEEENITKLLRWAEQTRAAVFGCPCYTRPICGQTHVATPRSEWHSALLTEPPLWVSSRGEGPDGQFPARTGEVTSSSQAKSALFETGMYQDKRGVNESRYHMVFVWTSSPSFDSVSTHKSTTASPWSLTNKPQVANSQNNGQGLLVQTQQTVTLTILVMITVFSTA, encoded by the exons ATGAG AGCTCTGAGCATGCCTGCCTACTCTGCCTCTTGGCTGCCctgcctgctcctgctgctgtgtggccTGCTGGAAAGCTGGGTGCTCTCCATCTGCCCCTCTGTGTGCTCCTGCAGCCGGGGACACCGTGTGGTGGATTGCTCCTCACGGGGCCTAACCAAACTACCAGTGGGTCTGCAGCACAACATCCACTTTCTCAACCTGTCTTTTAACAG CTTGCAGACCTTGGACAGCCAGCTCAGCCACTATGCCCACCTGCGAACCCTCGACCTATCCTACAATCGCCTGAAGAGCCTGCCCCCCTCTTTGCCACGTTCTCTGTGGGATATCCGAGCAGCAGGGAACCACATACGCTCTCTGGACAAAAATGACACTGCTTACCACTGGAACCTGAAAGTACTGGATCTGTCGGACAACGAGCTGGAGAGAGTGGTTTTCATCAACAACACGCTACCAAGTCTTCAAGCTCTCAACCTCAGTCACAACAGGTTTTGGACTGTACCCACAAATATGCCACACAACCTGGAGAGCATTGATTTGTCACATAACTATCTGGTGCAGATCCTGCCTGGATCATTGGATCGGCTACCAAGGCTGACTCAGTTTTACTTGCACGCTAATCGCTTCTCCTGGTTGTCAGAGGGGATCTTTGACAAGCTGAGGGTGCTGGAGACGATAACTCTTGGGGATAATCCCTGGGcttgtgaagaagaagaaaacataacaAAGCTCCTGAGATGGGCTGAGCAAACCCGCGCAGCTGTCTTTGGCTGTCCCTGTTATACAAGACCGATCTGTGGACAAACCCATGTGGCAACACCGAGGAGTGAGTGGCACTCTGCACTGTTAACAGAGCCACCACTCTGggtcagcagcagaggagaagggCCTGATGGTCAGTTCCCTGCAAGAACTGGAGAGGTAACGTCTAGTTCCCAGGCAAAATCTGCACTTTTTGAGACAGGAATGTATCAGGACAAAAGAGGAGTAAATGAATCTAGGTACCACATGGTATTTGTCTGGACATCTTCCCCAAGTTTTGACAGTGTCtccacacacaaaagcacaacagcTAGCCCATGGTCTTTAACCAACAAGCCGCAAGTGGCTAACTCACAGAATAATGGTCAAGGACTGCTTGTTCAGACTCAACAAACTGTTACCTTGACCATTTTGGTCATGATTACAGTATTCAGCACCGCCTGA